A genomic segment from Falsibacillus pallidus encodes:
- a CDS encoding ABC transporter substrate-binding protein, producing the protein MDVKAHYRALRNNFNQPEGIFQNVRMDEIAHVLDCTIRNAQLLIKKLVELQYIEWIPGKGRGNQSKICFIKPLEELKFEKAKELVKQGKISAALQMMNEELPIAYSFEEWLYSHFGARPEEQADIIRYPFYRPVLRLDPAFVHRRTEADFIRQIFNTLTSFNERTKQLEGELAHYWESKNDHKVWVFYLRKGVKFHHGKLFTGEDVKFTFTRLKSLGTAAPLLNMIEHIEGSGSYGIEFHLKESNILFPHELCAEYCSIVPSDLDELIENRDFQSHPIGTGPFRIVENNESIMKLHSHQEYFNGRPHLDGMEMWVVPDYNQSRVLDQLNQGDILYDGEAKREHKTFNELTGIETGAVYLSMNLRKKGVLQDPFVRKAIDMAINRSKMIGDLKEMREIPASSFFPDISSEEIREEGDLLLARKLLQQSSYRGEMLSLYTYEMTSNEKNVQWLRGQLEIAGFHIETIILPVTQLTNPEILQKADLLAAGEVAGAQPDIELIHMFQSENGFIQNHLDDASKEMVSECIRVCRMESSFEKRKELLHKLELKLAEKRQVLFLFHIKQRVMHDGSIGGAIMNARGKIDYRKVWLRK; encoded by the coding sequence TTGGATGTTAAGGCGCATTACCGAGCACTTAGAAATAATTTCAATCAACCGGAAGGAATATTCCAGAATGTGCGAATGGATGAGATAGCGCATGTATTGGACTGTACGATTCGCAATGCTCAGCTCCTCATAAAGAAATTGGTGGAGCTGCAATATATCGAGTGGATCCCCGGGAAAGGCCGTGGGAACCAATCTAAAATCTGTTTTATTAAGCCGCTTGAGGAACTGAAATTTGAAAAAGCAAAAGAACTTGTCAAACAGGGGAAAATATCTGCTGCCTTACAGATGATGAATGAAGAATTACCCATTGCATATTCTTTTGAAGAGTGGCTGTATTCCCATTTTGGGGCACGGCCGGAAGAGCAAGCGGATATTATCCGCTACCCGTTTTATCGCCCGGTGTTAAGATTGGATCCTGCATTCGTCCATCGACGTACAGAAGCGGATTTCATCAGGCAGATTTTCAATACCTTGACTTCATTTAATGAAAGGACAAAGCAGCTTGAAGGGGAGCTTGCTCATTATTGGGAAAGCAAAAATGACCATAAGGTATGGGTCTTTTATCTCCGTAAAGGGGTTAAGTTTCATCACGGCAAATTATTTACGGGAGAGGATGTCAAGTTTACGTTTACTCGATTGAAATCCTTAGGCACAGCGGCTCCATTGTTAAATATGATTGAACACATTGAAGGATCGGGCAGTTATGGAATTGAATTTCATTTGAAAGAATCCAACATACTTTTTCCGCATGAATTATGCGCTGAGTATTGTTCGATTGTTCCTTCTGATTTAGACGAACTGATTGAAAACAGAGACTTTCAATCCCATCCAATCGGAACTGGACCGTTTCGAATAGTTGAGAATAATGAATCAATCATGAAGCTTCATTCTCATCAGGAATATTTTAATGGTAGGCCTCACTTAGATGGAATGGAGATGTGGGTGGTGCCTGATTATAATCAGTCCAGAGTTTTAGATCAGCTCAATCAGGGAGATATTTTGTATGATGGAGAAGCTAAAAGGGAACACAAGACTTTTAATGAATTGACAGGCATTGAAACTGGAGCAGTCTATCTAAGTATGAACCTAAGGAAAAAAGGCGTCTTGCAGGATCCATTTGTCAGAAAAGCAATTGATATGGCTATCAATCGCTCGAAAATGATTGGGGATTTAAAAGAAATGAGAGAAATCCCAGCGAGCAGTTTTTTTCCTGATATCAGTTCTGAGGAAATTAGAGAAGAAGGGGATCTATTACTTGCGCGTAAACTGCTGCAACAGTCCAGCTATAGAGGAGAAATGCTCTCCCTATATACTTACGAAATGACAAGCAATGAAAAGAATGTCCAGTGGCTGAGAGGGCAGCTGGAAATTGCCGGTTTCCATATAGAGACTATCATCCTTCCCGTCACTCAGTTGACAAACCCTGAAATTCTTCAAAAAGCTGATCTATTGGCAGCGGGGGAGGTGGCAGGTGCACAGCCTGACATTGAATTGATTCACATGTTCCAATCGGAAAATGGTTTTATCCAAAACCATCTGGACGATGCTTCTAAAGAAATGGTTTCTGAATGCATTCGTGTTTGCAGAATGGAATCGTCTTTTGAAAAAAGGAAGGAATTATTGCATAAATTGGAACTGAAACTGGCTGAAAAAAGACAGGTTTTGTTCCTTTTCCATATAAAACAGAGGGTGATGCATGACGGTTCAATCGGGGGTGCCATAATGAATGCAAGAGGGAAGATCGACTATAGGAAGGTCTGGCTTAGAAAATAA
- a CDS encoding catalase, with product MSQDQNKNSKDEQLDEFRSDDAGKKLTTNQGLKVSDTEHSLKAGERGPTLMEDFHFREKMTHFDHERIPERVVHARGFAAHGEFEVYENMKEFTKAGFLQDPSVKTPVFVRFSTVAGSRGSADAVRDARGFSTKFYTQEGNYDLVGNNIPVFFIQDAIKFPDLVHALKPEPHNEMPQAASAHDTFWDFIANNTESAHMVMWAMSDRAIPRSYRMMEGFGVHTYRFVNEEGQAHFVKFHWKPKLGVHSLVWDEAQRLNGKDPDFHRRDLWESIENGQYPEYELGVQLIKEEDEFKYDFDVLDPTKLWPEELVPVKIVGKMVLNRNVDNVFAETEQVAFHPGHVVPGIDFTNDPLLQGRLFSYTDTQLIRLGGPNFHEIPINRPVCPFHNNQRDGYNRMTINKGPVSYHKNSLQNNEPSPSSEKDGGYAHYQEKVEGQKVRNRSKSFDDHYSQAKLFWNSMSDVEKEHIINAFRFELGKVKSKDVKQQVVNMFSKVCTYLSGEVAKGLGLKVPEDASPSTEERSSEALSQMNTVKTAKTRKVGILVEDGFHYENTHQLIKALNDAGAEAEIISSSQGNVKGGNGEEMEVDQTFLTCDSVLYDGIYLPGGKDSIDSIQSNRDAVIFLQEAFGHFKTVGACHEGTELLSTLGMVDSAEDGVITLKSDEENDNFYNSFVDALKKHRHWNRQI from the coding sequence ATGAGCCAAGATCAAAATAAAAACAGCAAAGACGAACAGCTCGATGAATTCCGTTCGGATGACGCAGGAAAAAAATTAACCACCAACCAAGGGTTGAAAGTATCGGATACAGAACATTCCCTCAAAGCTGGCGAACGCGGCCCTACATTAATGGAGGACTTCCATTTTCGAGAAAAGATGACCCATTTCGATCATGAAAGAATACCGGAAAGAGTCGTCCATGCCCGCGGCTTTGCTGCACACGGCGAATTTGAAGTCTATGAAAATATGAAAGAATTCACCAAGGCTGGATTTCTCCAGGATCCTTCAGTTAAAACACCTGTATTTGTTAGGTTCTCAACCGTTGCAGGATCTCGCGGGTCCGCAGATGCTGTAAGGGATGCACGTGGATTTTCGACGAAATTTTATACGCAGGAAGGAAACTATGATCTAGTAGGGAATAACATACCGGTTTTCTTCATTCAAGATGCTATCAAATTCCCCGATCTTGTGCATGCACTTAAGCCTGAACCTCATAACGAAATGCCTCAGGCAGCTTCTGCACACGATACATTTTGGGATTTCATCGCCAATAATACTGAGTCTGCACATATGGTAATGTGGGCTATGTCCGATCGTGCAATCCCTAGAAGCTATCGCATGATGGAAGGATTCGGTGTGCATACATACCGTTTTGTGAATGAAGAAGGCCAGGCTCATTTTGTGAAGTTCCATTGGAAGCCAAAGCTTGGTGTGCACTCCCTTGTTTGGGATGAGGCGCAAAGATTGAACGGCAAAGATCCGGATTTTCATCGCAGGGATCTTTGGGAATCCATCGAAAACGGCCAGTACCCTGAATATGAACTGGGTGTCCAGCTGATTAAGGAAGAAGATGAATTCAAGTACGATTTTGACGTTCTTGATCCAACAAAGCTTTGGCCGGAAGAACTCGTCCCAGTCAAAATTGTTGGTAAGATGGTCTTGAATAGAAATGTAGATAATGTTTTCGCTGAAACGGAACAGGTAGCATTCCATCCAGGCCATGTAGTCCCAGGGATTGATTTCACGAATGACCCCCTTCTTCAAGGGCGTTTATTCTCTTACACCGATACTCAATTAATCCGTCTTGGCGGACCGAACTTCCATGAAATCCCGATCAATCGTCCAGTTTGCCCGTTTCATAATAACCAGCGTGATGGATACAACAGGATGACCATCAATAAAGGTCCAGTATCCTATCATAAAAATTCATTGCAGAACAACGAGCCCTCCCCTTCTTCTGAAAAGGATGGCGGGTACGCCCACTATCAAGAAAAAGTAGAAGGACAAAAAGTCCGAAATCGAAGCAAAAGCTTTGACGACCACTACTCCCAGGCAAAATTGTTCTGGAATAGTATGTCAGATGTTGAAAAAGAACATATCATTAACGCTTTCCGTTTTGAACTAGGGAAAGTAAAAAGCAAGGATGTTAAACAACAGGTAGTCAACATGTTCAGCAAGGTTTGTACTTATCTTTCAGGAGAAGTTGCCAAAGGGCTAGGGTTGAAAGTGCCTGAAGACGCCTCCCCTTCCACCGAGGAGAGATCTTCAGAAGCTCTCAGTCAAATGAACACTGTCAAAACGGCGAAAACAAGAAAAGTGGGCATCCTTGTTGAAGATGGATTCCATTATGAAAATACGCACCAATTAATCAAAGCTTTGAACGATGCTGGAGCCGAAGCCGAGATTATCAGCAGTTCTCAAGGAAATGTCAAAGGCGGCAATGGTGAAGAAATGGAAGTCGACCAAACCTTCCTGACTTGTGATTCCGTCTTGTATGATGGGATTTACCTTCCTGGAGGAAAGGATAGCATTGATTCCATTCAGTCCAACCGGGATGCTGTCATTTTCCTACAAGAAGCATTTGGACATTTCAAAACAGTCGGAGCCTGCCACGAAGGGACAGAGCTTCTTTCTACCCTCGGAATGGTCGATTCTGCTGAAGATGGCGTCATCACACTAAAATCAGATGAGGAAAATGACAATTTCTACAATTCATTTGTAGATGCACTGAAAAAACACCGCCATTGGAACCGACAAATATAA